ATCATCTGAACATTAAGAGTTCTCGGGTTGGACTAAAAATCCTGTATTTACTCTCAGTAAGAGCCAACATAACCCTAATGTGAACGGATGTGTGTTACAGCAGAATGCCACAGTCCTTTAGTTTCACCCTTACATGTTTGTCTCCACTCTTCTTTTTTTTCAACAAATTATATTCCACAAGTCTTTTCAGGTCTCCTTCAAGTCTTAGAATTACTACAAGGATATAATTCACTAAGACGGCCTTTGTCATTGCTCTACTCATGTTGTCCAAAACGGTGATCTAATAAAAGGTCCTATGATTTTATCAGCTGGGATTTTATCAGCTGGTCCCTAGGGTCCCTCCCCTGAGTTGATAAAATGTGAGAATAGAGCAGGGAAATGGTTCGTTGCATGGACTATTTAtgacagaaagtgggtgtgtATGAGGCGAGATGTGATCaacacctgagcacatttctaggaAGAGTGTGATTTATTGAGCAGGAGTTGCATGCAGCTGTGCATAAGCAGTGTTGTATAGGTCTGAAAAAGTGCATAAGCAGTGTTTTGCTGAGCTAAAGTAGGGTGTTGGTAAATATTCTATATAAACTATTCTAAATGAAGTGCAGATTTGTCAAACTACAATGCTGAATGTAGGTGGACCTTCCTTCTCTAACTGTAGAACAAAGTTCAAGCAGAGATCTTATCAACAATAACTAAAAGTGCTGAaagatgaggtgtgtgtgtgtgtgtgtgtgtgcgtgtgtgtgtgtgtgtgtgtgtgtgtgtgtgtgtgtgtgtgtgtgtgtgtgtgtgtgtgtgtgtgtgtgtgtgtgtgtgtgtgtgtgtgtgtgtgtgtgcaagtgggaGAAGAAGTTGAATGGAGTGCAAACATTTCATCACAAAGTGGAAAACACAGAAATCTGTGTGAGGTTTTGCAGTTATAATTGGAGTGCCATGGCAAGATTTATTAGCCAGGCTATGTAACAAAGATTTGCATTCTGGGAACAATATTGTGCTGAAAGCTAAAAGAAAACTTTGTCCCATCTCCACCACACCCCAGGAACTCATGAAGGCAATTTAGGACAATATCCTTTAAAGAACATCAACGAAATGAAAACTAGCCCTGTTTAGCAATTGCATCAGCACAATAGACAGAGGCTGTCTTTTATGTCTGCCTGGGGAAGTGCATTTTTAAAGCATTTGAGATGAAAACGAATTGATGGATTTCCCACGACCCTTTATGATGAAATATTCACATCATCATTCTTGACACCAAATGAGAAAATGAATTCCTGCCAGCGTGGCCATTATACTGTTTGTCTGAAGGCAGCAGCATTTAAAGAACTGCTGTTTAAGCTCAAAATAAAAAATGACACATTAAAAACAATTTCCAAAATAatctataatttttttttttagttgggaAAAAGTGAGGTGAAcggagaaattaagaaaaattaataaatggtaagcaataaaaaaggctggggagactttagaaagaggaaggagaaataagtgtttaaaagatgaaaaaatGTATAAAGGAAATAAAGAAATTATTGCTTTCCAAGCAAAAGTAAAGAAGCCTTTAAAAAGGCTGTTTGTTTAATGTactgtattttctggactataagtcgtaCTGTTTTCATACTGGTCCTACAACTTATACTCCgaagcgacttatataccaaattatgtatactgtGCTGCTGCGGactggctccggaccaggaataagctcctctgccccgccatcacctgctggagcctctgGCGAGCTGCTGCAGGCCGGgcagctccgacccaggaatgagctcccctgtcccgctgggagggtttgaatcaCCGCCATCCTCTGTTGGAGACCAtggtgcgctgctgcgccctgattgtttattctgttattgttaccggtacttgtcttgcaatgtgaaatgcttggtctcacattttgtaagaaaataataaaagtttcccccaaaatgcgacttatatatgttttttttcttcttcattatacattttatacaccgggcgacggtggcacaggagttaagagctctccccgtaatcggaaggttgcaggttcgagccccactcagtctgtcgctgtccttatgtccttgggcaagacacttaactcacgttgcctgctggtggtcagagggactggtggcgccagtgctctgcagcctcgcctctgtcagtgtgccccagggcagctgtggctacatcgtagctcatcgccaccagggtgtgaatgtgtgaatgactggttgtgttgtaaagcaccttggggggttccaggactctaggaggcgctatatcaaatacaggccatttaccatttttaccatttactattttatggctggtgcgacttatactccggaaatacGGTATGTTCGATTCTCAATAGAATTGAAACAAAGACTGAAAATGGGTGGATATCTGTTGGTGGGTGGCCAGTGTGTGACTAACAAAAGGAAAAGGTTGGTCTTAAATACTTGGATATTTCTTTTGTACCATtaaatttattttctctgtaaaacaaattCATTAGTTGGAGGGTGataacccacaaaaggtttgattggtcaacgggggcagcgtgatcatgctgcacgcacatgcacggatcattttctttctgatcctctggaaggaaggacggtcctgtcatttcagatgcatctctaatctgcaggtaaagtcggcaacaaagttgtagtcaaagtagctgaggggggtcagaaatgttgccagatttgtcgctaggcgccgttttgaaaaaaaaaagtcatgaaGAGGGTCTGAAAAGTTGTTAGAAATGGCGACAGTCACTAAGTTGGTAACACTGGGAAAGAGTGCTGCTCTGGATGAACCAGGAGGCCGGAGGCTTTAGCATTGGAGCTGGGGGGAGAGGTCAGGTGAATGGCCATAAcatactccttccaggaatccaaaatataccccaccgggtgagTTCCCTTCAGACAAGCTGGAGCCCCCTGCTCTGTTTTCATTGGTGAAAAAATCTTGTCACtcacattgaatgaccagttgaccaaatccatgatttaataaaaatttattttcaggATGATTGCAGATGTTGCACAGTGGGAAATTGTATTTCAGTAGTTGCATGATTTCTGTTCATATTtgcatgatttgttttgtttggttGCAATTTTGAGTTTTTCTCTTGTGAGGCTTCCCATTGATGCTAGGTTGAGCTGGCTGCAGCACGCTGGGGAGGGGTGCAGAACTATCAGCTGCCCCATGCAGGTAGTGTTGAAGGTAGTGTTGAAGGTAGTGTTGAAGGTAGTGTTGAAGGTATTGTTGAAGGTAGTGTTGAAGGTAGTGTTGAAGGTAGTGTTGAAGGTATTGTTGAAGGTAGTGTTGAAGGTAGTGTTGAAGGTAGTGTTGAAGGTATTGTTGAAGGTAGTGTTGAAGGTAGTGTTGAAGGTAGTGTTGAAGGTACTGTTGAAGGTAGTGTTGAAGGTAGTGTTGAAGGTACTGTTGAAGGTAGTGTTGAAGGTAGTGTTGAAGGTAGTGTTGAAGGTAGTGTTGAAGGTAGTGTTGAAGGTAGTGTTGAAGGTATTGTTGAAGGTAGTGTTGAAGGTATTGTTGAAGGTATTGTTGAAGGTATTGTTGAAGGTAGTGTTGAAGGTAGTGTTGAAGGTATTGTTGAAGGTAGTGTTGAAGGTAGTGTTGAAGGTAGTGTTGAAGGTAGTGTTGAAGGTATTGTTGAAGGTATTGTTGAAGGTAGTGTTGAAGGTACTGTTGAAGGTAGTGTTGAAGGTAGTGTTGAAGGTAGTGTTGAAGGTAGTGTTGAAGGTATTGTTGAAGGTATTGTTGAAGGTATTGTTGAAGGTAGTGTTGAAGGTAGTGTTGAAGGTAGTGTTGAAGGTAGTGTTGAAGGTAGTGTTGAAGGTATTGTTGAAGGTATTGTTGAAGGTATTGTTGAAGGTAGTGTTGAAGGTATTGTTGAAGGTATTGTTGAAGGTAGTGTTGAAGGTATTGTTGAAGGTAGTGTTGAAGGTAGTGTTGAAGGTAGTGTTGAAGGTATTGTTGAAGGTAGTGTTGAAGGTAGTGTTGAAGGTAGTGTTGAAGGTAGTGTTGAAGGTAGTGTTGAAGGTATTGTTGAAGGTAGTGTTGAAGGTAGTGTTGAAGGTATTGTTGAAGGTATTGTTGAAGGTATTGTTGAAGGTAGTGTTGAAGGTAGTGTTGAAGGTAGTGTTGAAGGTAGTGTTGAAGGTAGTGTTGAAGGTAGTGTTGAAGGTAGTGTTGAAGGTAGTGTTGAAGGTAGTGTTGAAGGTAGTGTTGAAGGTAGTGTTGAAGGTAGTGTTGAAGGTAGTGTTGAAGGTAGTGTTGAAGGTAGTGTTGGAACCAGTGGAAACAAAGTAAAAACATACAGAAGGGACTCTGATTTCTCCCACCAAGGGAGGGTGAGATGAACACCAGGAGCAGATACTCTTTAATGCTCTGATAAATCCTTTATGGGGATTTTGATTTGTCTcctaattttgttttattttatttggggCCCAATTAAGGTGCACTTGTGCACTACAGGAAGCTGGCTTTCGGTAGGCAGGttgtaagttttatttattttttttcaataCAATTTGAATTCACACTATCATTGAGGTGTTCCTGCATAGCAgtggtgtgaccaaatatggttaattgagggtgtttctgtatgtaaataacCATGAACGGacatgagcacctgggtacgcacaggtgggatttatcatcagacaatTGCAGAGGGACGTGCGTACAGGTGAGCAGCTCATGTTTCATTAATCAAGATTTTGAAGGTTTGAACATTCTAAACTTCATTCCTATGAAAGAATATAGGATTTTTTCAATGAACGTTTGATTAATGAGGGTCAAGGaggctaaactaacaacagccttccccgtcgtgagccaagatgggtgagcccatgagatctgtcaggcttttcttatccagaagctaatgcaggatataGGTGTAGGTGACTATTTTTATGTTTAGCCTGAatgaaaaacccagagtgacagattataatgagatcattaaaaatgatttttcagtgttccacacctttaagcaaaGAAAAgtgtttctctgtgaacttgatctttaagtAACAAAACtccaaatgaacatttaaagcaagtttttaaatatttttgatcacttgAAGAAGtattacacacacacagttagaaTTACACCTGGCAGGAAGAGCAGCCGTTGAGACTGTACCTCTGCCCTTTAAAAGATGCCCTTTTCAAACAAAATTTCCCGTTTTGTCCCGATGCGAGAACACACTAAAAGTCATCACTGACATGTGCCTTGCCAACTGCCTGTGACACATGCACACCCACAGATGGAGTGCTGAAGCACAGCTCCTGTTGCTGCAGGGGGAGTATTTCATGATCACATTTAATCACGAACACATCTCTATCATTTACAGAACCTGACACCAGATCTGTTACAGCCTGTAAAGCAGAACATTTCCTGACTATCCAATGTAAAGATATTTCTATGATTATTGTAGATATTATTCAGGGGGAGGGTAGGCAACGATGTTGTTGCACCACAagatgtcccaggagaggggaggagtccaagggcACACCtgacaaatacacaaacacactcacacactttcaCCCTCATGCTCATACATACAGATACTACCTAAAGACTTACAACAATGTATGTCATAAAACCACTCACTCTCCCCATATACACCCGGCTCACTCCCGTAGTACCgtattttttttacccttacttgagtaataaaccctatatcaggaaaatatcgtcctcggtttgtgtccttccagtgagctttgcagatgtgggaaaatgtcatcaggcagtaatcgttgttaaattcataattattctcggagagagaccaactcttatctgcccctgggagccccgtaatgcatatcgtcatttcaacatggcggtgtccgcgacacggtttatatgcaggtagcggcgctgcggctgctttatatagcgactcgttgcgttctccctcaacccaaatcctcggatcacgcattttggctaaaatgctaacgttaacttgccttgcgttgactgtagagttgtgggtgatggtcacgcagatgtgtcatgagatttgaagcgttgctgccttacacagacactttttctgcacgtgctgcaaacaggatagccgtcttctatcagctgtccctcggcattcttcagatatccaaaagatgcccgtacttcccactttgtcttctttgagggataataaatgtcctgagcgctgccgtctcctcctttggccattatttcagctttagcttcaagaaagttttggtcgttgtCACGATGTGGCAGGaggaggtaggacccaaaatgcatgaacccagaacgactcgaggcaggagaggttgtaagaaaaaaatccttttattagggagGGTAAGCAAAATCCAAAAGGCACGAAGAACCTGAGAAACTAGAGGgggacaaaaacaacgctgacaatgtcaatggaccgacaacacagaGAGACATGGGCAGGGTATATACAGTATACAGCCGccgggtgataggagacgaggggcaggtgtgtgggaattgggcacaggtgaaaaaTATGAACTTAagagaagcagaaataagcaggggagaaaaccaAATCTAATCCTGAAACCAAAGCTACTGAaatcgtcatcgtcgtcgtctttctccgcttatccgggtcacgggggcagcatcccaactacggagctccagaccgtcctctcccggccaccttcaccagctcctccggcaggaccccaaagtgttcccggaccagattggagatgtaacctctccaacgtgtcctgggtcaacccggcggcctcctgccggcaggacatggccgaaacacctccccagggaggcgtgcaggaggcatcctgaccagatgcccaaaccacctcaactgactccctcctgaatgtttgtgtgtgtgtgtgtgtgtgtgtgtgtgtgtgtgtgtgtgtgtgtgtgtgtgtgtgtgtgtgtgtgtgtgtgtgtgtgtgtgtgtgtgtgtacaccactatctgtttctgttcaaccaactaaattatctgtatctgtactcggaatgggataggcataacccggaagtgggcgtggtttaaccggaagtgggtgtggttttcatcaatatattattttaaatctgaaattgatatggaatgatcagaagttgctatgtgtattgtttatttgaaaaccatAATGGATGCTGATcccaaatggaatggaatggaattttgtgcgaattttgcggcattcattcCGCCTTGCTtgttagtaatattgccgcaagaACCCCTTGCCTCGAACGGCTAAATGCGTGTCAGTCCCGCTAATCCCTATGGAGCCACTGTGGGAGGCCCCCCttcaaaagagggtggtcgcatTAGTGACCTATAATGCATGCCTAGTGCCGGCCGAAAgtgatataaacacagataaacatggcctctacgagtatctttcaaccacctacaacatggcaaactggacggacgcTGAGactatggagcttttggccgtgcgagcgaaTGAACAGATttgtcgcctttttacggggacagTGAGAGAATCCAGctcttcgacagagtggtgaaaacaccggCTGGGGCGTCAAGCAGGACAAAAAGCAGGTAACAtctaagctaaaggtcctgaacaaGAAATTTCATCAGGTCAACAACCACAACAAGAGGAGCAGGCAGGCTCGACAGGACTGGCCAATTTTTGACCTGTGCCGGTAAAACAAAATGTAATTTTCCATGCTTGTTTGATCTTGATCACAAgattgtccgacaacggaagagtggctCTTTTCTCTGCACTcgaagagtacagacgcttccctctttcgctcccttatctttttttcccaaggctctttgtcctgtctgcccacagagcgcttctctgcatttcttcctaaaaactattttttactaaccatggatttgataaactggtcaatcAATGCGATCaagaagattttttcaacaatgagaacggagcagggggctcccacatgtccacaagggacacacccggtaggatatatgttggattcctggaaggagtggaagatcatatgcctctcccagctg
The sequence above is a segment of the Nothobranchius furzeri strain GRZ-AD chromosome 15, NfurGRZ-RIMD1, whole genome shotgun sequence genome. Coding sequences within it:
- the LOC139063263 gene encoding uncharacterized protein: MYTVLLRTGSGPGISSSAPPSPAGASGELLQAGQLRPRNELPCPAGRVELAAARWGGVQNYQLPHAGSVEGSVEGSVEGSVEGIVEGSVEGSVEGSVEGIVEGSVEGSVEGSVEGIVEGSVEGSVEGSVEGTVEGSVEGSVEGTVEGSVEGSVEGSVEGSVEGSVEGSVEGIVEGSVEGSVEGIVEGSVEGSVEGSVEGSVEGIVEGIVEGSVEGTVEGSVEGSVEGSVEGSVEGSVEGSVEGSVEGIVEGIVEGIVEGSVEGIVEGSVEGSVEGSVEGIVEGSVEGSVEGSVEGSVEGSVEGIVEGSVEGSVEGSVEGSVEGSVEGSVEGSVEGSVEGSVEGSVEGSVEGSVEGSVEGSVEGSVEGSVEGSVGTSGNKVKTYRRDSDFSHQGREAGFR